One region of Diabrotica undecimpunctata isolate CICGRU chromosome 6, icDiaUnde3, whole genome shotgun sequence genomic DNA includes:
- the LOC140444628 gene encoding uncharacterized protein, whose protein sequence is MLTEEKVDLTVPNRTRCNSTSSSSSSDSSTSSSSSSSFSEDTDDSVKDPDYEDVELRHRNRRNASCSDEQNLPFSTVNQDDILCESVNLLPREDYEMIPNNLTPIQSDPSDKENISASQQKLTNTNCSPNKVGKKRRRQEDNWQKNVVKKLRNSGKSYQTLKAKKSIPERTLKPSCREKCAFKYRLNITEERRLQLFKEYWDLGNIEKQWSFIANSVEAVIPKYRHVKIDADGNIAPSRGNNNAFFLTVAGVKTRVCKLFFKIL, encoded by the exons ATGTTAACAGAAGAAAAAGTTGATTTAACAGTTCCGAATCGTACTCGTTGTAATTCGACTAGCAGTAGCTCGTCTAGTGACTCGTCAACCAGCTCATCAAGTAGTAGTTCTTTCAGTGAAG ATACCGACGACTCCGTAAAAGACCCAGACTATGAAGATGTAGAACTAAGACATCGTAATCGAAGAAATGCTTCATGTTCTGATGAACAAAATTTACCTTTCAGCACAGTAAATCAAGACGATATTTTATGTGAAAGTGTGAATCTGCTACCTAGGGAAGACTATGAAATGATACCTAATAACCTTACACCAATACAAAGTGACCCATCTgataaagaaaatataagtgCCTCTCAACAGAAGTTAACAAATACAAATTGTAGTCCAAATAAAGTAGGAAAAAAAAGACGCAGACAAGAAGATAATTGGCAAAAAAATGTAGTAAAGAAACTGAGAAATAGTGGAAAATCTTATCAAACACTAAAGGCAAAGAAAAGCATTCCAGAACGAACATTGAAACCATCTTGCAGAGAAAAATGTGCTTTTAAATATCGGTTAAATATCACAGAGGAGCGACGTTTGCAATTATTTAAAGAATACTGGGATTTAGGAAACATCGAAAAACAGTGGTCATTTATCGCAAACAGTGTTGAAGCAGTCATCCCAAAATATAGACACGTTAAAATAGATGCCGATGGGAATATTGCACCTTCTCGTGGCAATAACAACGCTTTCTTTTTAACTGTTGCTGGTGTAAAGACTAGAGTGTgtaaactattttttaaaatactctaG